One genomic window of Dermacentor andersoni chromosome 8, qqDerAnde1_hic_scaffold, whole genome shotgun sequence includes the following:
- the LOC126526039 gene encoding uncharacterized protein, translating to MADLSAFYNDQMSRGRLGSFERPRSRRSSSQRYRRRSNSLPGRRGSRDSLRRQNVPQEQISVSVGKRSVSKSGLACVVCIFVLVLAALTMLIANHLMRPPFASDRGACGSDDCVHHARQILRTLNASADPCLGFHAYVCGSGARSDDGGEARPDDGWRETDEGIGSLDEIDPAWRLARLYANQVNNILGNLQQLLTVKNTSDATLKAFSALSLCLQRERNQQAMSFAMFMKDRNLPWPLQASRSVGLVDVVDVLLDLSINWRASIWVDVRLWHLKTQTLGGPVVVIDEPGHVPLIRMEQVSTLNDVEYASAVERTAQFIVRFKNGSGTVTRGASFNHAVEIEQLKRDETDVREAVLSMEGGEDSYDTLVPLQMMRLTMNFKLENWVDLLRKYLAPAGLNVTIDTAVLILNTRQFKTLTRLMENIPAPRLLNALGWMFAYSYSWVANSEFESVSTQSGLTSGGASEYGLLAHVLCFVAVHESFGIALEQAMFLNHLPSHERLKVTKIMNATARGLIEAVRASQGVSNTTKADAEAKISLVLSRELWPPQPFLNLHDLDALYVRFPSVRAQDFYASWRETRAALRTALSDRYHGTLMTAKLRGYAEDILYIYSLNIILLDLPSVFPPKYLRYGNSVMAFAGLGFQFLRQLVKSVDERGRLLDYATGDKITWWEEKRTCKITTAVSTKERQEIKDLFAFELALATAKKVAEADGLPLRLKFLENLSPVQTFYVSYCSNFCGAREEQEMCDLAMKSSEFVDAFACVWRGVDLGCLFV from the exons CAAAACGTCCCGCAGGAGCAGATCTCGGTGAGCGTCGGCAAGCGCAGCGTCTCCAAGTCCGGGCTGGCCTGCGTGGTGTGCATCTTCGTGCTGGTGTTGGCCGCGCTGACGATGCTCATCGCGAACCACCTGATGAGGCCGCCGTTCGCCAGCGACCGCGGCGCTTGCGGCAGCGACGACTGTGTCCACCACGCCCGGCAGATCCTGCGCACTCTCAACGCGTCGGCCGATCCCTGCCTGGGCTTCCACGCGTACGTGTGCGGCAGCGGCGCGCGCTCGGACGACGGCGGAGAGGCGCGACCCGACGACGGCTGGAGGGAGACCGACGAGGGAATCGGCAGCCTCGACGAGATCGACCCGGCCTGGAG GTTGGCCCGGCTCTACGCCAATCAAGTGAACAACATCCTTGGCAATCTTCAGCAGCTGCTTACCGTAAAGAACACTTCCGACGCTACACTGAAGGCGTTTTCAGCGCTGTCACTATGCCTGCAGAGAGAACGCAATCAGCAAGCGATGTCCTTCGCGATGTTCATGAAAGATAGAAATCTTCCGTGGCCGCTACAGGCGTCGCGATCTGTTGGGCTTGTCGATGTGGTCGACGTTCTCCTGGACTTGAGCATCAACTGGAGGGCGTCAATTTGGGTTGACGTGCGGCTATGGCACCTGAAAACGCAAACACTTGGCGGCCCCGTGGTGGTAATCGACGAGCCCGGGCACGTGCCTTTGATTCGAATGGAACAAGTGAGCACGCTAAACGATGTGGAGTACGCGAGTGCGGTTGAAAGAACAGCGCAGTTCATCGTGCGCTTCAAGAACGGCAGTGGTACCGTTACTCGAGGTGCGTCATTTAATCACGCCGTAGAGATAGAGCAACTGAAACGCGATGAAACGGATGTTCGCGAAGCTGTCTTGTCCATGGAAGGCGGAGAAGACTCGTACGACACGCTCGTACCCCTGCAAATGATGCGGTTGACGATGAATTTCAAGCTGGAGAACTGGGTCGATCTGCTCAGGAAGTACTTGGCGCCCGCAGGACTGAACGTTACGATCGACACGGCGGTACTTATACTGAACACCCGGCAGTTCAAAACCCTCACTAGGCTGATGGAAAACATCCCAGCGCCAAGGTTGCTGAATGCCCTGGGGTGGATGTTTGCGTACTCCTACTCCTGGGTAGCCAACTCCGAATTTGAATCCGTCAGCACTCAAAGTGGTCTAACCAGCGGCGGCGCGTCAGAGTATGGTTTGTTGGCGCACGTCCTCTGTTTCGTGGCGGTTCACGAGTCCTTCGGCATAGCGCTAGAACAGGCAATGTTCCTGAACCACCTACCGAGCCATGAGCGTCTTAAGGTGACCAAGATAATGAACGCAACCGCTCGCGGTCTCATCGAAGCAGTGCGCGCATCTCAGGGCGTCTCGAACACGACGAAGGCCGACGCAGAAGCAAAGATTTCTCTCGTCTTATCTCGAGAGTTGTGGCCGCCCCAGCCTTTCCTCAATCTCCACGACTTAGATGCCCTCTACGTACGCTTCCCATCAGTGCGTGCCCAGGACTTCTACGCGTCTTGGCGTGAGACGCGAGCGGCTCTCAGGACTGCGTTGTCCGATCGCTACCACGGGACCTTGATGACGGCTAAGTTGAGGGGCTACGCGGAGGATATTCTCTACATCTACTCGTTAAACATCATTCTACTCGACCTTCCGTCCGTGTTTCCGCCGAAGTACCTCAGGTACGGCAACTCGGTCATGGCGTTCGCTGGTTTGGGCTTCCAGTTTCTCCGGCAGCTGGTCAAATCTGTGGACGAGCGGGGAAGGCTGCTGGACTACGCCACAGGAGACAAGATCACTTGGTGGGAGGAAAAAAGGACGTGCAAGATTACGACGGCGGTGTCGACAAAGGAGAGGCAAGAAATCAAAGACCTCTTCGCCTTTGAATTAGCCTTGGCGACGGCGAAGAAGGTCGCGGAGGCAGACGGTTTGCCTCTGAGGCTAAAATTTCTGGAGAACCTGTCGCCCGTGCAAACGTTTTACGTGAGCTATTGCAGCAACTTTTGTGGGGCACGCGAAGAGCAAGAGATGTGCGACTTGGCGATGAAGTCCTCGGAATTTGTGGACGCCTTCGCCTGTGTCTGGCGTGGTGTAGATCTCGGGTGCCTTTTTGTATAA